In one window of Nesterenkonia sandarakina DNA:
- a CDS encoding ASCH domain-containing protein: MTPEEIRDLPAMELGDDALRTGLTTAVITGVKTMTTSLHRSYLTDSEPLPVPGLQRLVGLHEESLGVVEVLEVTLLPLGEITQEIARGEGEGFDSVAAWREAHERFWRSTGELGEDEWDENEIIVVERFRWLPEHALVPTPEPRRVGIVVTDDYSEAPDRDTAPLIAQLQLLGIAAQPVIWHEWTPRPDYDLLVIRTPWNYASRTEEFLDWLERAEAQVQVLNQPALIRWNLDKVYLRELEAEGIAVVPTRWADDDAALRHGLAAHAEGWVVIKPSISAGSFDTGLLRADSAAALALGERILARGLTVMIQPEVPELSEGREKALYFIDGQHSHSIAKGALLARGGGLRGGSYQEDPQLVQASAAEVEFGEHVLAAAERRTETLMPLYGRVDLVDSAQFGTALLEAELFEPALNLHLAPSAALALARSIESRLSEHQAANAMVG; encoded by the coding sequence ATGACCCCCGAGGAGATCCGCGACCTCCCCGCCATGGAGCTCGGCGACGACGCGCTGCGCACCGGGCTGACCACCGCCGTCATCACCGGGGTCAAGACGATGACCACGAGCCTGCACCGGTCCTACCTGACGGATTCCGAGCCGCTGCCCGTCCCGGGGCTCCAGCGCCTTGTGGGTCTGCATGAGGAGAGCCTCGGCGTCGTCGAGGTGCTCGAGGTGACGCTGCTGCCGCTGGGTGAGATCACCCAGGAGATCGCCCGCGGCGAGGGTGAGGGATTCGACTCCGTGGCGGCCTGGCGCGAGGCTCATGAGCGCTTCTGGCGCAGCACGGGTGAGCTCGGCGAGGATGAATGGGACGAGAACGAGATCATCGTCGTCGAACGTTTCCGCTGGCTGCCCGAGCATGCGCTGGTCCCGACGCCAGAGCCGCGCCGGGTCGGGATCGTGGTCACCGATGACTACTCGGAGGCCCCCGATCGGGACACCGCTCCGCTGATCGCGCAGCTGCAGCTGCTCGGGATCGCGGCCCAACCGGTCATCTGGCACGAGTGGACGCCTCGCCCGGACTATGACCTGCTGGTCATCCGTACCCCGTGGAACTATGCCTCGCGCACCGAGGAGTTCCTGGACTGGCTGGAGCGGGCTGAGGCGCAGGTTCAGGTGCTCAACCAGCCCGCGCTGATCCGCTGGAACCTGGACAAGGTCTACCTGCGCGAGCTCGAGGCCGAGGGGATCGCCGTGGTGCCCACCCGGTGGGCCGACGACGACGCCGCACTGCGCCACGGCCTGGCCGCGCACGCGGAGGGATGGGTCGTGATCAAGCCGAGCATCTCCGCCGGGTCCTTTGACACCGGGCTGCTGCGCGCCGACTCCGCCGCCGCGCTGGCCCTGGGCGAGCGGATTTTGGCCCGCGGCCTGACGGTCATGATCCAGCCGGAGGTCCCGGAGCTCAGCGAGGGCCGGGAGAAGGCGCTGTACTTCATCGACGGGCAGCACTCGCATTCGATCGCCAAGGGGGCGCTGCTGGCTCGCGGCGGCGGTCTGCGCGGCGGCAGTTATCAGGAGGATCCGCAGCTGGTGCAGGCCAGCGCGGCCGAGGTGGAGTTTGGGGAGCATGTGCTGGCTGCCGCGGAACGGCGGACTGAGACGCTGATGCCGCTCTATGGCCGGGTCGACCTGGTCGATTCCGCGCAGTTCGGCACCGCGCTGCTGGAGGCCGAGCTGTTCGAGCCGGCGCTGAATCTGCACCTGGCCCCCTCAGCGGCGCTGGCGCT